CTTTATGGACATCACTAAACACAAAGGTGCCGGTGCAATGAAAGTTACCATTGAGACTATAGTAGAATAAAAAAATCCCGCTCAGGCGGGATTTTTTATTTAAACCAATTTTCTTAAAGTCATGGCTATTCCGGTGTGAATTCCTTCGTGGTAATTATTAAAATCTAACGCATCTTGGACATTACTCAATGTAAATCCCATACTTGTAGTATATTCATGATAATCTACAAAAAGACCACTGGCGAAATCATTTTTTGTTTTTTCTAATGTTGATATAAGAAATGCTTTTACCTCATCAACTTCGGCTTGTGAAACATCGCCTTCTGGTTTTGTGCCTTTTCGATATTTATTAATAAATTCCTCTGAAACCATTGTTGGTAAACCCGACAATTTATAAACTAATGTCTGTTGTGCAGCAACACAATGCGCTACGTTCCAAATAATATTATTATTAAATCCCTGTGGAATCTTATTTAATTGTTCCAACGAATGGTTTTCTAAAATTTTTAAAAGAATTTCTCTTATCGTTTTTTGTGTTTCAAAAACTGAGCTCATATAATTATTTTTTTTCTAAAATTAGGCATTTTTAAGTTTCAAATGAATTTTCTTTGTAGTCTAATAAAATTCAAAAAATCATGAACAAAATATATTATTTAGCCTCTTGCGACACTTGCAGAAAAATCATTAAAAGTTTACCCGAAAACGATTTGGTTTTTCAGGATATCAGACAAGATCCGATTACTGAAGAACAACTGGAAGCAATGCATAAGCTTTCTGGAAGTTACGAAGCTTTATTTAGTAGAAAAGCGCAATTATACAAATCAATGGGATTAAAAGATAAATCTTTGACGGAAGCTGATTTTAAAAAATATATCTTAGAACATTACACTTTTCTAAGCCGTCCGGTTTTTATTATTGACGGAAAAATTTACATTGGCAACAGCCAAAAAAATGTTGCTGAAGTAATAAAGGCTTTGAGTTAGATAAATCCTCTTTTAAGTACGATTGACCGCGTGAGGGATAGAAGGAAGCTACCGAAGTAGCCCGGATAGCCCGACCTTGTTGCAATAAAAGGGCGAATACACACAAAGTAAGTTTGCCCTTTTATTGCAACAAGGTCACGCCCAAATTACCTTTGACAATCGCTAAAATTTTAGAAAAAAGACATTAAACGGCTTTTCTCTTTTACAGAATAGTATTTTACGTCATAAACAGAGCAAACTTTTAATTATCTTTGCGCCTTTATACTCAATTATATGATACAATCTATGACAGGGTTTGGCAAAGCTTCTTTGCAATTGCCTACAAAAAAAATTACGGTTGAAGTAAAATCTTTAAATAGTAAAGGGTTAGATTTAAATGTAAGAATGCCATCGCTTTATCGTGAAATGGAATTGGGCTTACGAACTCAGATTTCAACTAAACTGGAAAGAGGAAAAATCGATTTTGCTATTTATGTAGAAAGTACTGCCGAACAGACTTCGACTAAAGTAAATGTTCCTGTTGTAAAGAATTATATTGCGCAATTGAGAGAGGTTTATCAAGATGCCGATGAAACAGAACTAATGAAAATGGCAGTTCGTATGCCAGATACCTTAAAAACTGAACGCGAAGAAATTGATGAAAATGACTGGGAGCAGATTCAGATAATTATTAATGAAGCACTCCAAAACATCTTAAATTTCCGTAAAGACGAAGGCGAATCTTTGGAAAAAGAATTCAATCTTCGAATTGGAAATATCCGTCAATATATGAATGATGCTTTGGCGCTTGATCCAGAGCGTGTTCAGGCCATCAAAGATCGTTTACAAACTGCAATCTCAGAATTACAAGTTAATGTTGATGAAAATCGTTTTGAACAGGAATTAATTTATTATTTAGAGAAATTAGATATTACGGAAGAAAAAGTTCGCTTAACCAATCATTTAGACTACTTTTTAGAAACCTTAAACGGTTCTGAAGCCAATGGTAGAAAATTAGGTTTTATTACTCAAGAAATGGGTCGTGAAATCAATACTATGGGTTCCAAATCGAATCATGCACAAATGCAGAAATTGGTTGTCATGATGAAGGATGAATTGGAGAAGATTAAAGAACAAGTGTTGAACGTTCTTTAAATTAAAAAAATC
This portion of the Flavobacterium panacagri genome encodes:
- a CDS encoding DinB family protein, with the protein product MSSVFETQKTIREILLKILENHSLEQLNKIPQGFNNNIIWNVAHCVAAQQTLVYKLSGLPTMVSEEFINKYRKGTKPEGDVSQAEVDEVKAFLISTLEKTKNDFASGLFVDYHEYTTSMGFTLSNVQDALDFNNYHEGIHTGIAMTLRKLV
- a CDS encoding arsenate reductase family protein, translated to MNKIYYLASCDTCRKIIKSLPENDLVFQDIRQDPITEEQLEAMHKLSGSYEALFSRKAQLYKSMGLKDKSLTEADFKKYILEHYTFLSRPVFIIDGKIYIGNSQKNVAEVIKALS
- a CDS encoding YicC/YloC family endoribonuclease yields the protein MIQSMTGFGKASLQLPTKKITVEVKSLNSKGLDLNVRMPSLYREMELGLRTQISTKLERGKIDFAIYVESTAEQTSTKVNVPVVKNYIAQLREVYQDADETELMKMAVRMPDTLKTEREEIDENDWEQIQIIINEALQNILNFRKDEGESLEKEFNLRIGNIRQYMNDALALDPERVQAIKDRLQTAISELQVNVDENRFEQELIYYLEKLDITEEKVRLTNHLDYFLETLNGSEANGRKLGFITQEMGREINTMGSKSNHAQMQKLVVMMKDELEKIKEQVLNVL